From the genome of Tripterygium wilfordii isolate XIE 37 chromosome 6, ASM1340144v1, whole genome shotgun sequence:
AGCGTTGGATACTTGGCTTCTATAAATTTTTTAGAGGTGTTTTGCTGTTGTTATCAGtttaaagaataattaaataattacattTTATATGTGAATTCTGTTTAAGAATAATTAAGTCATTAAACCCAATCAAGGGTCAAAACATATATCTAACGATTGGGTGATTAACACTTTTTTTGATCCGTTGGGTCACTTGAGGTTGAGGATCGTCAGTATCCGACAGATAATTCAAAATCCCTTTACGTATAAAAGCAGATGTGTCTCTTCCCTTTCTTCGTGATTGTGGTGATACGGTCTACAGAGAGTTTAGTTCCTTTTGTCACTTGTGGtgctttttaattattttctttttctatgaaaCATTTTGTAATCCTTTTACAAAAGTAGTTACTTTTGAACTGGGTTCGGATCTTGGCATAGGACCATTTCTTTTGAGTTCATGTGATGGAAACGCGCTTAGCAGAGTCCAGGAATACAGATAGAGTGGGGCACTAAATAACCGAATGCTTGAAAAGGAAAATATCAAAACCCTAGTTGGATGAGTTATTGACTTTCTCGTTTTTTATGAAACTTCCCCTAAAACTACGAAGACTTGTCCGTTTTTAGTTTTGTCTATCGTTGGGATTTGGATAGGGAGTAGAAATTTAtacttaacaataaaaaaaaagtatatatatatatatatatatatgtatatgtatatgtatatgatgttttggaatagATCCCCTACTACTAATACAACCTACAACCGCATCTCCTGTGCCCCTTTCTTTCGTCCATTTGATGAACCCATTGATTATACAAACATGCACGCAATATGCGTATCTGATGACCATGTGATTAACACTTCTTATGATCCTTTGGGTTACTTGAGGATGTAGAGAACTGTTCTCAGCCATTGAATACATGCCTAAGATGGTTGGTCTCAGAAGGATGTCTGACAGAAAATTCAAAAGCTCTTTACATCCTTTTCTTCGTGATCGTGGTGGTACCTACGAGACTTTTTTGCGGTTTTGTGGACTTGTAATATTATtctctttattacttttttattgaatcattttttttttcaatcattttgcaatgtaatattgttgttttctttcaaaATCTCAAAAGAGTGAAAGCAAAAAAGGTTTGCAAATGAGAGAGAGTTCACACAAGTCATTGTCCAAATAGATGAGATGATACGATAACTTAAATCTGTACATAAAATTCCTAATGTTTTTGGCACGCGTTGTGCGAGCAATTGCACTAGTCCATGAATTTTAGCTTAGTTAAATTGGGACAAACAAGTTTTATTCACTTGATTGATCATTAAAAGTAGTTTAGTTTGTACCAATACTACAATTTCCAAGGAAAACGATGTAATCAACCGCACTAATTAAGTAGCTAATCAATATCTTCATTTTCCGGGGACAAAGTTGGTGGCATAAGCCCAAGCATTGTTGGCCACTGGATCTGCAACATGATCGAACAGATTATCAATGGGTCCCTTCCCAGTCACAATAGCTTGAACGAAGAATTCAAACATTGAAAACATTGCTACTCGACCATTCTTAAGAGATCCTTAACCTTCAACTCAGCAAAAGCTTCCTGGATATCCGCCGGGCCCAATCGGTCGTCAAACGCACCACCTGGATACAGTGGATCCAGTCCTTCACTAACCCTATACTCTTCGACAAAGCCCATTAGCACACCCTGGGAAGCCCAGATTGCGAGACTGCTTAGGGCGTAAATGAGTTTTGGGTAGTCAAGCGTTTgagttttttattaaaatttttcttAAACATAACAGATAACTCTCCCACGTGCTTTGGGTTTGTAAAAAttgttgataatatttttttttttgagaagaaaacgtgttgatacttgatagggCTGCAATGTCAATGTTTGATATGTATTCTAGTGTTTGTATACAGATCCTAAAATCATTCTACAACATACGTTGAAACGGTAACAATCAATTGTAGTTTTCACAGGCCGGGTTCGGGTCAGCCCAAAATTTACCCGCAATAAAGGGTTCCGGATGGGGCCCAACTTCAAAAATAGAGCCCGGACAAGCCTGAAATATTGACTTTGACTGTCCAGTCCGACGAAATTTCAGACCACCGCACAACTTTAACTGGGCTGggtgtctttaaaaaaaaaacattttaaccATTCAACTTTATTTCATTTCATCTTACTTAAAGTTCACAACTACTTAATTACTCGCAATCATTCACCTCCAAAATCCCACCCTTACATCATCCAAGGATACAGAAACCCACCCTAACCCTTTAAACAAAAGTTAACAAACCCTTGAAACGAAAATcaaggagagaagagaagatacATAAGACATAACAACATAACATCAAATCCCATCGACTGCCATACCATCCATCCTCCACCACTCAGACTCAAACGTGAAGCGCCTctgaaagggaaagaaaaaacacGAATAAAGATCTACCAggtaataaataaacaaatttgacGAGACTTAAATAGGTAGGAGTTTACCACACTTCCAATCAGCCAACCAAAACACTCCTACAGCATATACTATGACCGAGAATGACAGAGAACGGAGGCACCCAGTGTAGAAAGTAGCATAGGTTGGGGATGTAGCCTTTTCTTTCAGCTTCAGGATCAGATCATCAACCTCATCAAAATACTGCTTCACCTCATCTGTAAGAATGCTATCTGAATAAGAACATGCATTCATAACATCGTTATACATCTTCGCATATTCCTCAACAGTTGCAAGcaaattctctctttcttcagCTATTTCATTGAAGTCCAGAAATATGCCCTTGAATCGGCGACGGGCCAACATAATCGGCCAGACCATGGAAGACAACAATAGCAATGAAAGCAGCACAGCTGATAATAGTGAAAAACAGGACAAAGTGGCTTTCAGAGGGATGAAAGTAAAGAAACCGCTGTAAGCAAAAAGATTTGTGAAATGGGCCAAGTGTGCCATTATGGCCTCCGCTTCCTTCACAAGGTCACCTTCCCGCTTCTTCAAACCCAGAAATTTCTCTTTGTGAGAGGATAACACAGATTTAGCTAAGGTAAAacagaaaacaacaaaataaaattaaaacataaattaacaaagagagaaaaacaaagtttATCAAAAacgaataaagaaaataaacctAGCCTGAGTGAGGAAGCAATAAGCTCTCGCTGAGACATAATGAAAAACTCCACTATTCACACCAATTTTGAATGCAGAGATGGAGAAAACCTTTCTACTGCCTTTATAACAACGTCGTGATAATAAAATCATACTTCTGTATAACAAGGACATCATGGATATTTTCCAGACAAAttgttcaggaaaaaaaaaagctactaGAGATGTTGTAAACGAAACTAGAAACACAATTAAAAAGTGAGAAGAGATGTTGTAAAACGAAAATAGAAACACGATTGAGATGGTTTCTATTATCGTTACAACCTTGATTTTTAACCGTTCGATCAAAACAAAATGGGTCATTTCTGTATAACAAAATGAGAGAGCCACTTCTGTGAAAGAACAACATTAGAGGAAATAGGTCAGACACACTCatcaggcaaaaaaaaaagtggagggATAGTTTGTAACTATAATAGAAAGATTGGGAAGGGTTTACTAGACATATCTTTCAGAAGAAGATTTGAGAGACAAATAGAGACTGAGAGGGGAGAGGGGAGAGGGGACAAAATGCAAGTGAGAGGGGAGAGAGGGACGTATGTGAGAGGAAGACAGACAAACCACTCAGGCTGaggaaggaagagagagagaggggcggCCATACAGTCTACGGGTGGCAGAGGGGCATAAATagattaaaaaagaagagagagaataaactgAGTTTAAATGATAAAAGAAAATGGTTATTATAatcatattttaaattaatattaggTTTGTTTGGGAAAGGATAAATATCAAAATCCTAGTGTGAGGCTCCTGGGTTTTGCGGAAGCTTCTCAACGAAGCTGTTTAAGGATGTTCTAGAAAATGAATTGGATTAATGATAATCACCcatgtgtttttattttctctcttaattaattaattattgatgaAATACATGTTtacataacaaatcaaatcaaatcaaattaaataaatgacTAGTTGGTAAATGAGTCTATGATTATACATTACGTATAAAAAAGATAACTGCTATATATAAAAAgagttccaaaaaaaaaaacgtgataTCTTTTCTTTTAAGGGGAATATTATAAGAAATTTTCTGATGTAGGTCCATTTATGGGTATATAATTacgatatttatttttttttaaataattatgaCTTCCTAAATCAAATAGATATGATAGGTCTATGGGTATAATAAGTGAAATTAAGGAGTTGGACACTAAGAACTAAAATCTTATTAAAGTAAGATTATGAGATATCTGTGTACCATACATCCTTTATGAGATTTAAAACTATTTTaccccaaaaaacaaaacacagagTAAAAGTTTGtagttaaaatatatatattttgggaATGGATCCCCTACAGTAAATCAGCCTGCAATcgtatctttttttctttccatttttttgTGGATAAATTAAATAGTACTAGTGCTACATGTTGCTCATCCGTTACTGACTTGCTTGCCAAGCAATCTTTTTCCCAAAATCTAAAATAAAGTTTAATAGACCGCCAAActgtaaagaaaaatcatttggtGAGTGAGTAGAAACCAAAACTATCTTTAGGCCTGCAATGCAAAAATTTTGGTGATCTATTGGTTCTGTTGGGTGCCAGTTAAGAGGGGTTTGCAAGCGTTGGCTACTTGGCTTCTATAAATTTTTTAGAGGTGTTTTGTTGTGTTATTcgtttaaagaaaattaaataattacattTTATATGTGAATTCATTAAACCCAGTAAAGGGTCAAAATATATATCTAACAATCGGGTGATTACCACTTTTTTTGATCCGTTGGGTCACTTGAGGATCGTTCTCGACCATTTAATGCATGTCCAAGATGGCTGGGCTGTTTCTGTCAGTGTCCGACAGATAATTCAAAATCCCTTTACGTATAAAAGTAGATGtgtctcttccttttcttcgtGATTGTGGTGATACGGTCTACAGAGACTTTAGTTCCTTTTGTCACTTTTGGtgctttttaattattttctttttctatgaaaCATTTTGTAATCCTTTTACAAAAGTAGTTACTTTTGAACTGGGTTCGGAACTTGGCACAGGTCCCCTTCTTTTGAGTTCACGTACTAACGGACTCTTGAAAGTGTAGTAATTGGACATGAATTTGGCCATTTAATTTTATAGTTTGGATTTATTAGGTTTGGACAATAAGCCCATTAGGTAACTAGTTGAGCTACCCCAAGCTGCTAGTTAATAATTTCTGTCATCAGCTAGATTTGTTTGCTACTTAATTTATGAGACCTAGAAATGTTTTTGCCCCAAAAGGGGGAGTTAATACAGCCTCCAATCGCATCGTTTAATAGACCGAACTGTAATGGAAAATCATTTGGTGAGTAAGTAGAAACCAAAAGTATATTTAGGTATGCAATGCCAAACTGCATTATTGGTTGCAAAAGAGAGTGTTGTTTATCGATTGGCATCGAGTACTCTGTCGAGTAAATATTATGTTCGAGTAAGTATAAAGATACTCGAGTTGTTTGTTGTTCAGATAGTTTATTGTAGGGGTTCTATTTCTTTACtccattttttcttaaaaagtgTGTtgaattatgaattaaaatgtgttattgagtattttgataattataatatttgaataaaattgattttgaaaaaaaaaaagcgaaaCCATAAAGTCTAATTCATAAACACAAAGTCCTAAAACTCTAAtattgtatttaaaaaaaataatggtttaacatgatttttgaataaaaattgaAGCTTCAGTACCCTGTTTATTGTTCGTGAGGTGTTCATAATCACATATTTCTATGTTGGCCTTTTGAGGTTCATAATCACATATTTCTATGTTGGCTTTTTGAGGTATTTGAGATTGAAATTGGACGATTTTTCACTATTGTGACGATTAGTTTGGATAActtaatgtaaaaaaaaaaaaattttggtatAATCCATCCAATATGTTTAATTGGTGGGTTGAGGCTCTCTCATTTTTTGGTTGGGGTCATATTTAACATTGTAATGGAAAAAATTATCTTGGAAAAATTATCCCAAAGTCGGAGCAAATTAACATTGTAACGGAAAAATTATCTCTCCATCTCAAAGTCAAACGGAAAGCTTCACACAAATCATTGTCCAAATACATGTTGGTTGGTCAAATCAAAAGGGGTTTACAAAGCCTTGACCACTTGGCTtctataattaaataattaagtcATTGTCCAAATAAATGTCGGTGGgtcaaatcatgattttttagaggtgttttgttgttgttatcaatttaaagaataattaaataattacattTTATATGTGAATTCTGTTTAAGAATAATTAGGTAATTAAACCCAGTCAAGGTTCAAATCAAATGTGGATATTTGTATCTAACGATCGCATGATTAACACTATTCACACCAATTCTGAATCCAGAGATGGAGAACACCTTTCCATTGCCTTTATAGCAACGTCAAAATTTTGTATAATAGAGACATCATGGAGGATATTTGCCATACAAattgttgagaaaaaaaatgcGAGTCGAGATGTTGTAAACGAAAATAAAAACACCATTGAGATAGTTTTGAAGAGGATGGACAAAGGGTTTAGAGGAGGGTGGTGAGAACCACATATTTGATAAAGAATAGTATGAAGGAGAGGGAGGAAAAActgtgagagtgagagtgagatggAAATGCGCTTAGCAGAGTGCGAGAATACAGAGAAAGTGGGGCATTAAATGATTGAATGcttgaaaaggaaaatattaAAACCTAGTTGGGTGAGTTATTGGTCTTGTTTGggaatgttgtgaggtgtggtgtagtgctgtgagttataaaactgtggtgctgtgaggtgagttggagcgcaaaaagctgtttggcgcatcacttttaaaactgtggtgcggtgcggtgtggtgctgtgaggtgcgtttggcgtatctaaattacggttatattagatgactaataatattaatataaaatcacttaatgtttatattttacattaatctaaaataaaataattgacctaatttgattacgtaggacaattcaacatacaatgtaagcgtttgggagtgctgtgaggtgtggtgaggtgctgtgaggtaaaaagctgtggtgctgtgaggtgagttggaacgtaaaagctgtttggcgtgtcacaaaaaactgtggtgctgtgaggtgtgttgcaactgaacgcactacaaacacactgccaaacacccacattgAGTTTATCATTTTCTATGAAACTTTCCCTAGAACTAAGAAGACTCGTTCGTTTTTCAGTTTTGCCAGTCATTCGGATTTGGGATGGGGAGTGGAAGTTTATacttaacaataaaaaatataaatatatatatatatatatatatataaaatgttttGGAATGGATCCCCTACAATTAATACAACCTACAACCGCATCTCCTGTGCCCCTTTCTTTCGTCCATTTGATGGACCCATTGCATTATACAACATGCACGCAATATGTGTATCTGATCACCGTGTGATTAACACTTCGTATGATCCATTGGGTCACTTGAGGATGTAGAGAACCGTTCTCAGCCATTTAATGCATGTCTGAGATGGCTGGTCTCGCAAGGATGACTGACAGGAAATTCAAAATACCTTTACGTCATTTTCTTCGTGATCGTGGCGGTACTTTTTTGCCGTTTTGCGGACTTGTAATCTTATtctctttattacttttttGTTGAATCATTTTGTAATGTAATATTGTTGTTCTCTTTCAAAATCTCAAAAGAGTGAAAGCAAAAACAGCTTTGGCAAATGAGAGAGAGTTCACACAAGTCAATGTCCAAATAGATGAGATGATACGAGAGCTTAAAATGGTAGTTTCCAATGTTGGTGGGTCAAATCAAATGTCGACAGATGAAGAGActaaagagaatatatataagACAGAAAGCAAGTTCAAAGACACCTTTACCTTTGtgtataaaaacaaacaaatggttATTGTTGCTTTTTATTCTGCAGAACCTTTCGTCGTGTCGTATCACTTTGTCGAGTGATGGCTCCCCTACAATTAATACAGCCTACAGCCGTATCTTTTGTGATCGTGGTGGTACAGAGAcgttggttttttattttatttttcttgttttatgaaTTCATTTTGTAATGCTTTTAAAAAAGTAGTTACTTGTGAACTAAGTTTGGATCATGGGCACAGGCCACTTTTTGAGTTTTTAAGTACTAATGGACTCTTTGAAACTTGGAAGTGTAACATTTTGGCCTATTTTCTTTTATGGTTTGGATTTATTGGGCTTGCACTTTGGACGACAAGAATAATAAGCCCATTAGCTAACTTGTTCAACTACACTTGACTGCTTAACAGAGATGAAGATAAACTAATCCATGACAAAGATGCATGTTTCCCAACTTTCTATAACATTAACTCATTAACTAATTAATCAAGGTTCAAAATGGATAGGAACAAAATGGACGAGCTTTATGTCATTATGGGTGATCGAAGGACAAAGGGTATATAAGGAAAAAGACACAAGTCAATCAACTGTTTAGCAGATTTGTCattgtacctacaaaatcagTTTATCGGTTCAATTGGGTTTCTACTATTCATCTTAGAATCCATGCAAGAAAGCATTCCCACTTCAAATCCTCCAAAAGTTATTCATGAGCCCATGTCCAAACAATCTCATCAAAGCCCAACTCTTACTGGGGCCCAAAAGTCCCATCACAATTTTCAATAGGCCCGCTCCACAACCATCGCCTGGACCACTCACAGGGGCCCATATACTCAAGTTTATGGAACAAAAACGGCCTATAAACAAATCCAGCCTCCATTGATTTCCGCTGGTCAAAGTTTTGCAGAGATGAGATGATATGATGCGGCAAAGAAAGATAGTAGTAGAAAGATACACAGAGGACGCGAGTGAGGGCTCTGTTGCTTCAATGGTACCTTCTCTTTCCCTTAttatttgctcttttttttttttttttttgctttcttgatggTTGATGCTATTGTTTGTAATCTCTCAATGGTAGTTTAGGGTTCTCTTCAGTTTACCATGTTTAGCATCTCTGTCATGAACTGGGTCTGATCGGGTCTGCTTCTGACCCCTTACTTTGTTATTTCTAGTGCCATTAACTAGTCATTCTAAGATTCAGTTATTAAATatccttttctttcctcttatATTTCTTGCCTTTGGCATCAGCCTTTTCTCATTGTTTTAGTACTCTTTCATATTCTTCCAAATACCTGTAGCGAAATAGTTCTCCGTTTTGTGGTTTTAAGAAACTGACATACATAAATAATGTCCATTTCTTTCTTGATTCATGTATCATGAACTCCTTTTAAAGAAAGTTGGTGGTAGGCAACTGGATTCTTAACTCATCCAGGTTGTAAGGTTGTTTTTTGTGTCTCCAAGCTCACTTCTTTACTCATCAAGGAATGGAGGAAGTTACATATAGAGAAggcaaaaataacaaaagaaaattttgatttgctgCATTTCTGTTACAGTTTCCTCGAAAAACAAGAAGGAGTTGAACTGAAAAGGTCAGAAACCATTTCATTTCATTGGAGTTATTGTTATTGATAATCATGGTAAGGCAATTTTCTTCTGGTGTGCATTgctataaaaagaaaattatcatGCATTTGCATGTTCTTTAGGGCATAAATTCTTCGAATTGCTCTGTGTCTTTTTTCAcatctaatttttattttgtggtTTTGAATAGACTTTTCTTCGGTTTATGTTCCAACAAGAATTTGTGCTGTCCATGCAATATGGTGTTTCAGAAATGGCAAATGAATCATATCTTGTGCGGCAGTACAAGAAAATGGATGGGAAATATGTCAGTGATTTGGATACCTGAAGATGAGCAGATTCACTGTTCCAAAGAACTTGAACATTCAGGACTATTGTGCAGACACTCTCTTCGAGTACTTGTCAAGAAAAACAATTTGCAGCTCCCCATAAAAATGTCATGCTTAGCTGGCGACGAGAGAGGTCATTAAACCCTTAGGATGTATAGACCACCAAAAACCCATTGGATGATATGGACCATCAAAATATCAGTGATGAGCATGCACTAGCCTTACATTCTCTTGCTGAAACTCTATTGACAGAATCATTGATCTCTATGGAACGCTTTAATTATCTTCACGGAGAACTTACAGGAGGGCTACTTGATCGTGGTAAGAGAGATGCCATTACTGATGAGTTTGCTTTGAATGTGGTAGTAAACAATGCAAGTGAAATTTAGGTTTGCGATGTAGCATGGGTCTGGTATAACAGCAGTTGACATACTGTTTTCACTGGTTCGATATTCATCAGTGATGCGTATAGGGTTTACTTTTGCGAAGAACGTTTGTACCATTATCTATAGATAATTGGATGGATAATCAGAATGGTAACGAGGATAGATTCTCATGCCTGATCAGTCTTGTACGAGCATATAATCTGGAATTGGGATGTGCTTATCTTAATGATAGGGTGAGTAACGCAATCAAAATTGGGGTAGGAAAACAAACTGAAACTGTTTGCTCTCTGGCTCGTATAATTTAGTcaaaacaaatgtaatcaaaCAAAGTGTGCAAAACTCCTATTATTGCTTGTTTCCAATGCTAATTAAAACTAATTCTCTAAAGAGTTAATAAATCAAAGATAAATTACATTTGCTATCCGGATATGTTAATAGGTAGAGTTCACTAACAATATGCCAATGCACATTAGTATTTCAAATAAAGCCCCCCCAAAGGGCAGATTTAAGCATATATCCATCAAGTCACATTCCCAAAACATAGATTTAAACATAGATAAAGATAAACTAATCCATGCCAAAGATATATACTTCTCCATATTCAACAACATTAATCAAAGTATTTCATCAAGTGCaactaaaaaattaaatttttgaaAGCCGCCCAAATCCCAAAGCAACAGCCTGCAATTGCCAGGCAACCAAACTTGTCCCCCTTTTCCATTTCCTCTATTCCTGAGTCAGGCATAATGTCCAAGCCCAAGCGTAATTTGCGATTCGCAATTATCTTCAAGCGGAACTCTTGCGATGCCTTGTGAAAATCTTGAGACTTTTGgattagggaaaaaaatatatataaggtTTTTTTTGAGAGGAAATGAAACATTACAAACTACAAATCATATTGTAAACAACAAAAACCatgaaaaatttaaaagaaagcataaaaaataaacataccATGCGAGCCTTAGACATCCACCTATAATAAGGTTCGTATGCCAGATCCTACAATGGAACGAAATGATTTTCAAtcatttacccaaaaaaaaaaaccatatgctatatataatataataagtaTCAAATGTAGTATATATACCCCAGCAACTGCCTCACTAAAGCAGTGCTTAACACATTGAAAGTATGGATGAGCGTGTCCATAATCTTTAGTTAAGATTCCATAATTGTAATAAGCGACTCCCAGCAACCAATGAGTGTGAGGCAATTCGGGATTAAGAGATAGTGCCTCCTTCAACTTTCTAATTGCATCTGCGCAAAAGAAATTAGCTTTTtaagcaaatttttttttttatttttatattcaaCATAAAATCCGGTCTGGAACACAACACACACCTCCATACAAGAGTTGTTGTGATTCTACGCTATACATGCTTGAAGCCAAGTCCATGAGAGCCATCCCCCATTTTGATAAACTCTGTAAAATAAATGGTAGAACAAAAGGGAAAGGGGGTGTCGTGAATTAGAGAGCTAATTGGCTTCTAGCAATGTCAGAGTCTATAAACTACATGGAATTTCAGTCCCCAGGGATAGAGATCCAAATTCcaataaaaggggaaaaaaagaacatatatattgaaattgaaacaagaagaaaagttACTTTGGCACCGGGTTTCTTCCTGTAACGAGTTTCGGCGGCTATGCACAAATTGGAGTACAAGGATACTCTATCTTCTTTGATTaatctatcttcttcttctttgattaatgGTATCAGTAGTAGATCGTTAGGGCTAGTTTTTCCATCAGACGCCATCTGCATATTATAGATAGCCATATGATAAAAATAACAGATCTGATACATAGATATAGAGTGTCGAAAAGAATATTCTCTTAAGTGTCTCTCACCTTTGTCAGAAGAAGCTGATAAACTCTCTCTCAATCTCTCGGATCTGCAATGGTCTTGGCCTTCGTATTTGTTGTCTCCGGCTCCACAGAGCTCTCAAGTCTTCCCTTGACTTGATTTAGTGCCCTAAtctccggccacccaaacccaAGGAGCGTAGTTCGATGGTGGCGAAGTAGATGTGAATAATCAATTGGTAAGTGTCAAACTTTGGACTCAAAACAACTATTGGGCCGAAACTTCTGAAGCAATTAAGGCCCAGACAAATGTCCAAAAAGAGACATCTCGTCTGCTATTAATTTTTCAATGGGAGATTTGTGATCCGTATACTAGATTAtacttatttataaaaatatgcGACTATTAAaatatccttttaaaaaagttcaATGGAGACCtgtttttaccaaaataacctcatatTTCATTTTATCTCCCACAAAACCTTCATCCTTATAACGTGATTTTCTCTTTTCATCTCATCAcgtttttctctctccacaaacTACAAAAAACTAGCGATTTTTGGACCTTAAAACTTCCATTTTCAGATATTTCATATCCATAATGACGTTTCTTTCTCAATCTCGAGTGATACTATCTTGATTTTCTGGAAAATGGTTAGCATATTACATACCCAAGACTTTTTTCGGTTAATGGATACTTTGGTGATATTATCTGAAATGTGTGCATCGAAAACCTTTGTTCGTtttcaaatcatgtttatatgtcttgatttttgaaaattttagttAATTTCTAGTACATTTGCTAGTTAGGGTTAGTTGGAATATGTTAGGGCTTTTGATACAATACTGatacttttgtgcatttgaggctttcatgtggttaattttcatctattttcttcactattttcgaattttggtttgaagaatattgtttcttgtgcagaagataacttttttttaaaaaaaatttgataaacTGTTACTATAGTGAAACTTTTGTAATTGCAGCAAATGATTGATACTATAATGATACTAAAtgtgtatttcattaaattgatatcaacaatcaatttgtgTGAA
Proteins encoded in this window:
- the LOC120000343 gene encoding uncharacterized protein LOC120000343 isoform X2, whose product is MSQRELIASSLRLAKSVLSSHKEKFLGLKKREGDLVKEAEAIMAHLAHFTNLFAYSGFFTFIPLKATLSCFSLLSAVLLSLLLLSSMVWPIMLARRRFKGIFLDFNEIAEERENLLATVEEYAKMYNDVMNACSYSDSILTDEVKQYFDEVDDLILKLKEKATSPTYATFYTGCLRSLSFSVIVYAVGVFWLADWKCEALHV
- the LOC120000343 gene encoding uncharacterized protein LOC120000343 isoform X1; protein product: MSQRELIASSLRLAKSVLSSHKEKFLGLKKREGDLVKEAEAIMAHLAHFTNLFAYSGFFTFIPLKATLSCFSLLSAVLLSLLLLSSMVWPIMLARRRFKGIFLDFNEIAEERENLLATVEEYAKMYNDVMNACSYSDSILTDEVKQYFDEVDDLILKLKEKATSPTYATFYTGCLRSLSFSVIVYAVGVFWLADWKCGKLLPI
- the LOC120000342 gene encoding mitochondrial import receptor subunit TOM20-like, whose translation is MASDGKTSPNDLLLIPLIKEEEDRLIKEDRVSLYSNLCIAAETRYRKKPGAKSLSKWGMALMDLASSMYSVESQQLLYGDAIRKLKEALSLNPELPHTHWLLGVAYYNYGILTKDYGHAHPYFQCVKHCFSEAVAGDLAYEPYYRWMSKARMSQDFHKASQEFRLKIIANRKLRLGLDIMPDSGIEEMEKGDKFGCLAIAGCCFGIWAAFKNLIF